One genomic window of Verrucomicrobiia bacterium includes the following:
- the bamE gene encoding outer membrane protein assembly factor BamE produces the protein MKYIILLVLVIASGCSTPNPSAKATQAAYEQVKPGMSRQQVYALLGQPRSVRPEGDIDHCHTAVWGIPHGSHGWGHWTIEFSGDTVTGVTGVSNGFDAHVSASASL, from the coding sequence ATGAAATACATCATTCTTTTAGTTTTGGTTATTGCCTCAGGATGCAGCACACCCAATCCAAGCGCCAAAGCGACTCAGGCCGCCTACGAACAAGTGAAACCCGGTATGAGCCGGCAGCAAGTGTATGCGTTGCTCGGTCAGCCAAGGTCTGTGCGACCCGAGGGCGATATTGACCATTGCCACACTGCCGTTTGGGGTATTCCGCATGGCAGCCACGGCTGGGGACACTGGACCATTGAGTTTAGCGGCGATACGGTGACCGGGGTGACAGGGGTGAGCAATGGCTTTGATGCTCACGTGTCCGCGTCAGCTTCCTTGTAA